One stretch of Pseudomonas fragi DNA includes these proteins:
- the mmsB gene encoding multiple monosaccharide ABC transporter permease, which yields MSEASMSLSSRANALTAFKRGAREYGLLLSLIVIMVFFQVATGGALLQPLNLTNLLLQNSYIVVMALGMLMVIVCGHIDLSVGSVVGVVGSIAAVLMVQYRLDFFTVTVICLFTGAVIGAAQGYWVAVWGMPSFIVTLAGMLIFRGATIAISQGQSIGPFPPEFAAISSGFIPDFFAHEHLRITSLLLGIAVAVTFWVIEYRSRARIQNSGGNVAPLAMFALKNGLVAGLLVYFCYLLSTYRGIPTVLVIMSVLIGLYTFIMNRTVIGRWVYAVGGNLKAARLSGINTSRVTFFAFVNMGVLAAVAGLIFVARLNSATPRGGTGFELDVIAAVFIGGASASGGVGKVVGVVIGAFIMGVLNNGMSIMGIGIDYQQMIKGAVLLAAVFVDVYQKNKG from the coding sequence GTGAGCGAAGCCAGTATGTCTCTCTCATCCAGGGCCAATGCCCTGACAGCGTTCAAGCGCGGCGCCCGTGAATACGGCCTGTTGTTGTCGCTGATCGTGATCATGGTGTTCTTTCAGGTGGCCACTGGCGGGGCGTTGTTGCAGCCGCTCAACCTGACCAATCTGCTGCTGCAAAACAGTTATATCGTGGTCATGGCGTTAGGCATGCTGATGGTGATCGTGTGCGGGCATATCGACCTGTCGGTGGGCTCGGTGGTGGGCGTGGTCGGTTCCATCGCGGCGGTGCTGATGGTCCAGTATCGCCTGGATTTCTTCACCGTCACCGTGATCTGCCTGTTTACCGGTGCCGTGATTGGTGCGGCGCAAGGTTACTGGGTAGCGGTCTGGGGCATGCCGTCTTTTATCGTGACCCTGGCTGGCATGTTGATCTTTCGCGGTGCCACGATTGCCATTTCCCAGGGGCAATCAATCGGTCCGTTTCCGCCAGAATTTGCGGCGATCAGTTCGGGGTTCATTCCAGACTTCTTTGCCCATGAGCATCTGCGCATCACCTCATTGTTGCTGGGGATCGCCGTGGCCGTGACCTTCTGGGTGATCGAATACCGCAGCCGTGCGCGTATCCAGAACAGCGGCGGCAATGTTGCGCCCCTGGCCATGTTTGCGCTGAAGAACGGCCTGGTTGCCGGCCTGCTGGTGTACTTCTGTTACCTGCTCTCCACCTATCGCGGCATTCCGACGGTACTGGTGATCATGAGTGTATTGATCGGGCTGTACACCTTCATCATGAACCGTACCGTGATCGGCCGCTGGGTCTATGCGGTCGGCGGCAACCTCAAGGCAGCCAGGCTGTCGGGCATCAATACCTCACGGGTAACCTTCTTCGCCTTCGTCAATATGGGCGTGCTGGCCGCTGTGGCGGGGCTGATCTTTGTCGCCCGCCTCAACAGCGCGACACCCCGCGGTGGCACCGGCTTTGAGCTGGATGTGATCGCTGCCGTGTTTATTGGCGGTGCCTCGGCATCCGGCGGTGTGGGCAAGGTGGTGGGCGTGGTGATCGGCGCATTCATCATGGGCGTGCTGAATAATGGTATGTCGATCATGGGTATCGGTATCGATTACCAGCAAATGATCAAGGGTGCTGTATTGCTGGCGGCAGTGTTCGTGGACGTTTACCAGAAAAACAAGGGTTGA
- the mmsA gene encoding multiple monosaccharide ABC transporter ATP-binding protein, with protein sequence MSQTILDMRNIRKCFGPVKALSGVNLKVGDGEIHAICGENGAGKSTLMKILSGVYPHGSFEGEIHFDGSPRCFQDLRDSEALGVCIIHQELALVPMLSITENLFLGNEISRHGVIDWHQAHARANDLLARVGLDTRPQTLVGNLGIGQQQLVEIAKALAKDVRLLILDEPTASLNEKDSDRLLKLMLELKSRGITSIIISHKLNEIGRVADQITVIRDGTTVDVIDCRDVGIDEGRVVRSMVGRELSDRYPARVAAIGGVLFEVQGWSVGDPARPERDRIRNVNFHVRRGEVVGIAGLMGAGRTEFAMSVFGRSYGVNIRGKALLEGREVDLGNVRKAIDQGLAYATEDRKGAGLVLGESITRNTSMANLAAVSSRWVMNELAETAVAVEYRSRLRIRSADVTQSVEKLSGGNQQKVVLGKWLFANPKVLILDEPTRGIDVGAKYEIYGVVNQVVSEGRGVVMISSEMPELLGTCDRIYVMNEGRFVGEFAIAEASQEKIMHAIMRNEVIQ encoded by the coding sequence ATGAGCCAAACGATTCTCGACATGCGCAACATCCGCAAGTGCTTCGGCCCGGTCAAGGCGTTGAGCGGGGTTAACCTCAAAGTGGGCGACGGCGAGATCCACGCCATTTGCGGAGAAAATGGCGCGGGCAAATCGACGCTGATGAAAATCCTCAGCGGCGTTTATCCCCACGGCAGTTTCGAGGGCGAAATCCACTTCGATGGTTCGCCCAGATGCTTTCAGGACTTACGCGACAGTGAAGCGCTGGGGGTCTGCATCATTCATCAGGAACTGGCGCTGGTGCCGATGCTGTCGATCACCGAAAACCTGTTTTTGGGTAATGAGATCTCTCGCCACGGTGTGATCGATTGGCATCAGGCCCATGCGCGCGCGAATGACTTGCTGGCCAGGGTTGGCCTCGATACCCGGCCGCAAACCCTGGTAGGCAATCTGGGTATTGGTCAGCAGCAATTGGTGGAGATCGCCAAGGCCCTGGCCAAGGATGTGCGCTTGCTGATCCTGGACGAGCCGACTGCCAGCCTCAATGAAAAGGACAGCGATAGGCTGCTCAAGCTGATGCTGGAGCTCAAGAGTCGTGGCATCACCTCGATCATCATCTCGCACAAACTCAACGAAATTGGCCGGGTCGCTGACCAAATCACGGTTATCCGTGACGGCACCACAGTCGATGTCATCGATTGTCGTGATGTCGGCATCGATGAGGGGCGGGTGGTCCGTTCCATGGTCGGTCGCGAACTGTCAGACCGTTATCCCGCGCGGGTGGCTGCGATTGGCGGGGTTCTGTTTGAGGTCCAGGGCTGGTCAGTGGGCGACCCGGCGCGCCCTGAGCGCGACCGTATCCGCAACGTCAACTTCCATGTGCGCCGTGGCGAAGTGGTGGGCATTGCCGGCTTGATGGGGGCCGGGCGTACCGAGTTTGCCATGAGTGTTTTTGGTCGTTCCTATGGTGTGAACATTCGCGGCAAGGCGCTGCTGGAAGGGCGTGAGGTCGACCTGGGCAACGTGCGCAAGGCGATCGATCAGGGCCTGGCGTATGCCACGGAGGATCGCAAGGGCGCGGGCCTGGTGCTGGGGGAGAGCATTACGCGCAACACCAGCATGGCCAATCTGGCTGCAGTGTCCAGCCGTTGGGTGATGAACGAGCTGGCCGAGACGGCGGTGGCAGTGGAGTACCGCTCACGTCTGCGTATCCGCAGCGCTGACGTGACTCAGTCGGTGGAAAAACTCTCGGGTGGCAACCAGCAAAAGGTAGTGCTGGGCAAATGGCTGTTTGCCAACCCCAAGGTACTGATCCTTGATGAGCCTACCCGCGGTATCGACGTGGGGGCCAAGTACGAAATTTATGGGGTGGTCAATCAGGTGGTCAGTGAGGGGCGAGGCGTGGTGATGATTTCTTCGGAAATGCCGGAACTGCTCGGAACCTGTGACCGTATCTATGTGATGAATGAAGGCCGTTTTGTGGGCGAGTTTGCGATAGCCGAGGCATCGCAGGAAAAAATCATGCACGCAATCATGAGAAATGAGGTGATCCAGTGA
- the chvE gene encoding multiple monosaccharide ABC transporter substrate-binding protein: MHTIIKLAAAVVLGLAVSACSKSESSDKGTIGIAMPSKAEARWVSDGSNIVDSLKKLGYDTDLQYAQYEAPTQLSQIENMMVKGIKGLIVAPIDGTTMADVLKQAREKGIKVISYDRLIRNSKDFDYYVTFDNYRTGVLQGESLVEALELKQGKGPFNLEIFAGSTDDNNAHVVYAGVMSQIKPYIDSGKLVVRSGQQDMDKVATLNWDGALAQARMDNVLSAFYSTAHLDAVLAMNDQIANGVVSSLRGVGYGNGKSAMPIVTGQDAEISSIKSIIRGEQSSTIFKDTRVLAQAAADMMDAELSGKTVVVNDSTSYDNGSMIVPTQLLIPQLVDNQNWQKVLVDDTHFYTLEQLR, translated from the coding sequence ATGCACACCATCATCAAGCTTGCAGCAGCCGTGGTACTGGGGTTGGCCGTCAGTGCCTGCTCCAAAAGCGAGAGCAGTGACAAAGGCACCATCGGCATTGCCATGCCCTCCAAAGCCGAGGCGCGCTGGGTTTCCGATGGCAGCAACATCGTCGATTCGCTGAAAAAGCTGGGGTATGACACTGACCTGCAATATGCCCAGTACGAAGCCCCGACTCAGCTGTCGCAAATCGAAAACATGATGGTCAAGGGCATCAAGGGCCTGATCGTTGCGCCGATTGACGGCACCACGATGGCCGATGTGCTCAAACAGGCGCGGGAGAAGGGGATCAAGGTCATTTCCTATGACCGTTTGATCCGCAATTCCAAGGATTTTGATTACTACGTCACGTTCGACAATTACCGCACTGGGGTGTTGCAGGGTGAGTCGCTGGTCGAAGCCCTGGAATTGAAGCAGGGCAAGGGCCCGTTCAATCTGGAGATTTTTGCCGGCTCCACCGACGACAACAATGCCCATGTGGTGTACGCCGGCGTGATGTCGCAAATCAAGCCGTATATCGACAGTGGCAAGCTGGTTGTGCGTAGCGGCCAGCAAGACATGGATAAGGTCGCCACCCTCAACTGGGACGGTGCCCTGGCCCAGGCGCGCATGGACAACGTGTTGAGCGCATTTTACAGCACTGCCCACCTGGATGCGGTGCTGGCCATGAACGACCAGATCGCCAATGGCGTGGTGTCATCCCTGCGCGGCGTGGGCTACGGCAACGGCAAGTCGGCGATGCCGATTGTGACGGGGCAGGATGCGGAAATCTCCAGCATCAAGTCCATCATTCGTGGCGAGCAGAGCTCGACGATTTTCAAGGACACCCGCGTACTGGCTCAAGCCGCGGCAGACATGATGGATGCCGAACTGAGCGGTAAGACCGTGGTGGTCAACGACAGCACCTCCTATGACAACGGCTCGATGATCGTTCCGACCCAACTGCTGATCCCGCAGCTGGTCGACAACCAGAACTGGCAAAAAGTGCTGGTCGACGACACCCATTTTTACACCCTTGAGCAGTTGCGCTAG
- a CDS encoding Gfo/Idh/MocA family protein: MSYQLESGTPIGVACLGITHPHTSGRVKAFKRMADVQFLGAYDDSPLLASFCEALGLQARSMEAILADPNVHVVLVHPKSYLMAEWTIAALEAGKAVLCEKPAGRGTQDTRRIVDAVERTGGLFQVGYCWRYAPSVEKMQQVLQSGEIGKVLQVRAHAGCSHDEADTNHMKQPGDRGGAFYVIGCHTIDRILLHFGKPRSVNARISKFAGQMSESAREDAVGAVLNYDDKLITIDFMSWDPMPWTESWDITAYGTHGVMHSTPMPASYKLYHDGKNGHQQGWTHWNENSFPEIWAVRKTVYSPEIAEIGNPVYFDREAAAFTRSLRTGSPSTVPATQAHDINVILEALFESADANGQEVHLAL, from the coding sequence ATGTCCTACCAACTTGAGAGTGGCACCCCCATTGGCGTGGCATGCCTGGGGATCACTCACCCGCACACCTCGGGTCGGGTAAAAGCGTTCAAGCGCATGGCCGACGTGCAGTTTCTCGGGGCCTATGATGACAGCCCGCTGCTGGCGTCGTTCTGCGAAGCGCTGGGCCTGCAGGCCCGCAGCATGGAAGCAATCCTCGCCGACCCCAATGTGCATGTGGTGCTGGTACACCCCAAAAGCTACCTGATGGCCGAGTGGACCATTGCCGCCCTTGAGGCTGGCAAGGCGGTGCTGTGCGAGAAACCGGCCGGGCGTGGCACTCAGGACACCCGGCGCATTGTCGACGCGGTCGAGCGTACCGGCGGGCTGTTTCAGGTTGGTTACTGCTGGCGTTACGCGCCGTCGGTTGAAAAGATGCAGCAAGTGCTGCAAAGCGGTGAAATCGGCAAGGTGTTGCAGGTGCGTGCCCACGCTGGTTGCTCCCATGATGAGGCCGATACCAACCACATGAAACAGCCGGGTGACCGTGGCGGGGCTTTTTATGTGATCGGTTGCCACACCATCGACCGCATCCTGCTGCACTTTGGCAAACCGCGCTCGGTCAATGCGCGGATCAGCAAGTTCGCCGGGCAGATGAGCGAGTCAGCGCGTGAAGATGCGGTCGGTGCGGTACTCAACTACGACGACAAGCTGATCACCATCGACTTTATGTCCTGGGACCCCATGCCCTGGACCGAGAGCTGGGACATTACCGCCTACGGCACCCACGGGGTGATGCATTCCACGCCGATGCCGGCCTCGTACAAGCTCTACCACGATGGCAAGAACGGCCATCAGCAAGGCTGGACGCATTGGAACGAAAACAGCTTTCCGGAAATCTGGGCAGTGCGCAAAACCGTGTACTCCCCGGAAATCGCCGAAATCGGCAACCCGGTGTACTTCGACCGCGAGGCCGCAGCCTTCACCCGATCGCTGCGCACCGGCAGCCCTTCGACGGTGCCTGCCACACAGGCGCATGACATCAACGTGATCCTCGAAGCCCTGTTCGAGTCCGCCGATGCTAACGGCCAGGAAGTTCACCTGGCGTTGTAA
- the iolG gene encoding inositol 2-dehydrogenase yields the protein MVGIAVLGAGRIGKIHAANVAASKFATLVVVADPFADAAASLADELGTQAMTDCEAAIDRADVDAIVIGTPTHTHINLMLRAVRQGKAVLCEKPIDLDMAKSLAAVEEVERLNGRVMLAFNRRFESTFAQMRAAIDAGDIGEVRQVIISSRDPGLAPEDYIEHSGGIFRDMTIHDLDIGRWLLGEEPVELTAIASRLIDPALMEKYDDYDTAMVQMQTASGKQCHINNCRQAVYGYDQRIEVFGSTGMLQMDNLRATTIRRWSQDVTDAREPLLNFFLERYQQAYKSELDAYIDALVHKKPMPTTVQDGLKALQLADAAVESVKTGRAVRL from the coding sequence ATGGTGGGTATCGCAGTTCTCGGCGCCGGTCGTATCGGCAAGATTCACGCAGCCAACGTGGCAGCCAGCAAATTCGCAACCCTGGTCGTGGTCGCAGACCCCTTCGCCGATGCCGCTGCCAGCCTGGCCGATGAGCTTGGCACGCAAGCCATGACCGACTGTGAAGCGGCCATTGACCGGGCCGATGTCGACGCCATTGTGATTGGCACCCCGACCCACACCCATATCAACCTTATGCTGCGTGCGGTACGCCAGGGCAAGGCGGTATTGTGCGAAAAACCGATCGACCTGGACATGGCCAAGAGCCTGGCGGCAGTGGAGGAGGTGGAGCGTCTGAATGGCCGTGTGATGCTGGCCTTCAACCGTCGTTTCGAAAGTACGTTTGCCCAGATGCGTGCGGCCATTGACGCCGGCGATATCGGTGAAGTGCGCCAGGTGATCATCAGCAGCCGTGACCCGGGCCTGGCCCCGGAAGACTACATAGAGCATTCGGGCGGCATTTTCCGTGACATGACCATCCACGACCTCGATATCGGCCGCTGGTTGTTGGGCGAAGAACCGGTCGAGCTGACGGCCATTGCCAGCCGTCTGATTGACCCGGCGTTGATGGAGAAATACGACGACTACGATACCGCGATGGTGCAGATGCAAACGGCATCCGGCAAGCAGTGCCATATCAACAATTGCCGCCAGGCGGTCTACGGCTACGACCAGCGTATCGAAGTGTTTGGCTCAACCGGCATGCTGCAGATGGATAACCTGCGTGCGACCACCATTCGCCGCTGGAGCCAGGACGTGACCGATGCGCGCGAGCCGTTGCTGAACTTCTTCCTTGAGCGTTATCAGCAAGCCTACAAGTCCGAGCTGGATGCTTATATCGATGCACTGGTACACAAAAAACCGATGCCAACCACCGTACAGGACGGGCTCAAGGCGCTGCAGTTGGCCGATGCCGCCGTAGAGTCGGTCAAGACCGGGCGTGCAGTCAGGCTCTGA
- a CDS encoding sugar phosphate isomerase/epimerase family protein — translation MPDKSVELLAAYWTLAGDTYPGAPSEISPFSLQSRAEAAARTGWRGMGLVHADLVHNVAKLGLPTVRSIFQDNGIKHLEVEFLTDWHLDGPLRAASDKVRDELLEIAGELGARSLKVAGGLFEEGPPDIPRMRDAFAVLCDRARPCGVNVVIEFLPFSSVNTIDRAKAVTEGVRPNGGLLVDTWHVARGGMNFDEIAKLPLELIKSIELDDASHAIVESLLNDSTHHRKLCGEGDLDVPAFIQQVVNVGYRGPWGVELISAQLRKLPLDVAAKRAFDTTMAQFENIQFPA, via the coding sequence ATGCCCGACAAATCTGTTGAATTGCTTGCTGCTTATTGGACCCTCGCGGGTGATACCTACCCGGGCGCGCCCAGCGAGATCAGCCCTTTTTCCCTGCAGTCGCGCGCCGAAGCGGCCGCCCGGACCGGCTGGCGCGGCATGGGCCTGGTGCACGCCGACCTGGTACATAACGTCGCCAAACTGGGGCTGCCCACGGTACGCAGTATCTTCCAGGATAACGGTATCAAGCATCTTGAAGTCGAGTTTCTGACCGATTGGCACCTCGATGGCCCGCTGCGTGCGGCCTCGGACAAGGTTCGCGATGAGCTGCTGGAGATTGCTGGCGAACTGGGCGCGCGCAGCTTGAAGGTCGCCGGTGGTTTGTTTGAAGAGGGCCCGCCCGATATACCGCGCATGCGCGATGCGTTCGCCGTCCTGTGCGACCGGGCCAGGCCTTGTGGCGTCAACGTGGTGATCGAGTTTTTACCGTTCTCCAGCGTCAACACCATTGATCGCGCCAAGGCCGTTACCGAGGGCGTGCGCCCCAACGGTGGCTTGCTCGTCGACACCTGGCATGTAGCGCGCGGCGGCATGAATTTTGACGAAATCGCCAAGTTGCCGCTGGAGCTGATCAAGTCCATCGAGCTGGACGATGCCAGCCACGCCATTGTCGAGTCATTGCTCAATGACTCGACCCATCATCGCAAGTTATGCGGCGAAGGGGATCTGGATGTTCCCGCGTTTATCCAGCAGGTTGTCAATGTCGGTTATCGCGGGCCGTGGGGCGTGGAACTGATCAGTGCCCAGTTGCGCAAGCTGCCGTTGGACGTTGCGGCCAAAAGGGCCTTCGACACGACGATGGCGCAGTTTGAAAACATCCAGTTCCCGGCTTGA
- a CDS encoding intradiol ring-cleavage dioxygenase has protein sequence MTVYSDNQIPVGGLFEEERSADIVNARISDQANPRLREVMAVLTRHLHAAIKEIEPSHDEWLRAIEFLTRTGQMCTDWRQEYILLSDVLGATMLVDAINHRRPKGATPNTILGPFYVADAPRYENGANICLDGKGEPTLVSGRVLDTQGNPIAGATLDIWQTNDDGFYDVQQKGVQPDYNLRGLFTSDVDGFYAFRTVKPRHYPIPADGPVGQLLGELGRHPHRAAHLHFIVTAPGFDQVITHIFTPDCPYLHEDTVFGVKKELIAEFTRQTDQATARRYDLQVPFLAVNWDFVLSPA, from the coding sequence ATGACTGTGTACTCGGATAACCAGATCCCGGTAGGCGGGCTCTTCGAAGAAGAACGCTCGGCCGACATCGTCAATGCCCGGATCAGCGACCAGGCCAACCCGCGTTTGCGTGAGGTGATGGCAGTGCTGACCCGGCACCTGCATGCCGCGATCAAGGAAATCGAACCCAGCCACGACGAATGGTTGCGGGCCATCGAGTTCCTGACCCGCACCGGGCAAATGTGCACGGACTGGCGCCAGGAATACATCCTGTTGTCGGACGTGCTGGGGGCCACCATGCTGGTGGATGCCATCAACCACCGACGCCCCAAGGGGGCGACCCCGAACACCATTCTGGGACCGTTCTATGTGGCCGATGCGCCCCGCTATGAGAACGGCGCCAATATTTGCCTGGACGGCAAGGGCGAGCCGACCCTGGTCAGCGGTCGGGTGCTTGATACCCAAGGCAATCCGATTGCCGGGGCAACCCTGGATATCTGGCAAACCAACGACGACGGCTTCTATGACGTGCAGCAAAAAGGCGTACAGCCAGATTACAACCTGCGCGGCCTGTTCACCTCTGACGTCGATGGCTTCTACGCCTTTCGCACGGTCAAGCCACGGCATTACCCGATCCCGGCCGATGGCCCGGTGGGCCAGTTGCTGGGCGAGCTGGGGCGTCATCCCCACCGCGCCGCGCACTTGCACTTTATCGTCACGGCGCCGGGCTTCGATCAGGTTATCACCCATATCTTCACCCCCGATTGCCCGTACTTGCATGAAGACACGGTATTTGGCGTGAAAAAAGAATTGATCGCCGAGTTCACCCGCCAAACCGACCAGGCCACAGCCCGGCGTTATGACCTGCAAGTCCCCTTTCTGGCCGTCAACTGGGACTTTGTCCTGAGCCCGGCCTGA
- a CDS encoding sugar porter family MFS transporter, translated as MSNHPTTASASSKILWRIAAITTMGSLAFGYDTGVISGALPFMALDASQGGLGLNPVSEGLVASALIFGGAFGALFAGHLSDRYGRLGVLKALAVLFALGALGTAVAPTLWAMVATRFILGIAVGGASSTVPVLIAELAAPRHRGRLVCQSEVMIVSGQCLAYIASASLAHLFDSPLTWRFMLAISLIPAVLLYVGMKLVPASPRWLVGKGRVDEARTILAGIRDTQAEVNSELTEIVEQCVKEQRQGTGLSALKEPWLLKLLGIGIALGFVLQFTGVNAFVYFTPMILKETGMGTHAALVATIGNGVVSVIAALIGMWLINRMGRRSMLLMGLIVVVLAQIFLGVVINFMPHSLLQSYMALSGVLVFLFFMQMCIGPVYWLLMSELFPNHVRGLMNGIAVSLFWVFNAIVAFLFPVLLSEMGGMTFFLFALINIGSIIFCTLWLPETKGMTLEQIEQHMQQRLSGRRWRAGEASANLY; from the coding sequence ATGTCGAATCACCCAACCACGGCGAGTGCGTCGTCGAAAATTCTTTGGCGCATCGCCGCCATCACGACCATGGGCTCGCTGGCATTTGGTTATGACACCGGCGTGATCTCCGGCGCGTTGCCATTTATGGCGCTCGATGCCAGCCAGGGCGGTTTGGGGTTGAACCCTGTCTCTGAGGGGCTGGTGGCATCGGCGCTGATTTTTGGCGGGGCCTTTGGCGCCTTGTTTGCCGGGCATTTGTCCGATCGCTATGGCCGCTTGGGCGTGCTCAAGGCGCTGGCGGTGTTGTTTGCACTGGGAGCGCTGGGCACCGCCGTCGCGCCGACGCTGTGGGCCATGGTTGCCACCCGTTTTATCCTCGGCATTGCCGTCGGCGGTGCGTCTTCTACTGTACCTGTGCTGATCGCCGAGCTGGCGGCACCACGTCATCGCGGGCGGCTGGTGTGTCAGAGCGAGGTCATGATCGTTTCCGGGCAATGCCTGGCCTATATCGCCAGTGCCAGTTTGGCGCACTTGTTCGACAGCCCGTTAACCTGGCGCTTTATGCTGGCCATCTCGCTGATCCCGGCCGTGCTGCTGTATGTCGGCATGAAATTGGTACCTGCATCGCCGCGCTGGCTGGTGGGTAAAGGCCGGGTTGATGAGGCCAGAACTATCCTCGCAGGTATCCGCGATACGCAGGCCGAGGTGAACAGCGAGCTGACAGAAATCGTCGAGCAATGTGTCAAGGAACAACGCCAAGGCACTGGCTTGAGCGCACTGAAGGAGCCGTGGCTGCTCAAGCTGCTGGGCATCGGTATTGCCTTGGGGTTTGTCCTGCAGTTCACCGGGGTCAATGCCTTTGTGTATTTCACCCCGATGATTCTCAAGGAAACCGGCATGGGCACCCACGCAGCCCTGGTGGCCACCATCGGCAATGGTGTGGTCTCGGTGATCGCGGCCTTGATTGGCATGTGGCTGATCAATCGCATGGGGCGGCGCTCGATGCTGCTCATGGGGCTGATTGTGGTGGTGCTGGCGCAAATCTTCCTCGGCGTAGTGATCAACTTCATGCCGCACTCGCTGCTGCAGAGCTACATGGCTTTGTCCGGGGTGCTGGTGTTTCTGTTTTTTATGCAGATGTGCATCGGCCCGGTCTACTGGCTACTGATGTCAGAGCTGTTCCCCAACCATGTCCGGGGCCTGATGAACGGGATTGCAGTCAGTCTGTTCTGGGTGTTCAACGCCATCGTCGCCTTCCTGTTCCCTGTGTTGCTGAGCGAGATGGGCGGCATGACGTTCTTCCTCTTTGCGCTGATCAATATCGGCTCGATCATCTTTTGCACCCTGTGGCTTCCCGAGACCAAGGGCATGACCCTGGAGCAGATCGAACAGCATATGCAGCAGCGTCTCAGCGGGCGCAGATGGCGTGCGGGCGAAGCCAGCGCCAACCTCTACTGA
- a CDS encoding LysR family transcriptional regulator, giving the protein MDRLTELELFVLTAEVGTLTKAAELLGLSNAAASRHLVALEQRLNVRLIDRNTRRLALTNLGHQFYGSCKSLLGELKEAEASLNESLVQPVGTLTVTASISFCMLHIAPLIPAFRKMYPHITLKVLGENRYFDIIDSDIDLAIRTKEYEPDSNITIRRLAETRRVLAASPGYLQRMGTPKTIDDLARHDLLIYSHANQPRVMRFTQGKDEVAFKAEPIMETNDGQIVRAAALAGGGILVQPKYIINADLVAGRLIPVLDDWDLPRLTINMAFQSRRYMPAKLRVFIEFLLADFKKHEHERYWTR; this is encoded by the coding sequence TTGGATCGACTGACCGAACTTGAACTTTTTGTATTAACAGCTGAAGTGGGGACCTTGACCAAAGCAGCCGAACTGCTGGGTTTGTCCAATGCGGCAGCCAGCCGGCATCTGGTGGCTCTGGAGCAGCGTCTCAATGTTCGTTTGATCGACCGCAACACCCGACGTCTGGCCCTGACCAATCTGGGCCATCAGTTCTACGGCAGCTGCAAAAGTCTGCTGGGCGAGTTGAAGGAGGCCGAGGCATCGCTCAACGAGTCGCTGGTACAGCCAGTGGGCACGCTGACGGTGACCGCGTCGATTTCGTTTTGCATGTTGCATATTGCACCGCTGATTCCGGCCTTTCGCAAAATGTACCCGCACATCACCCTGAAGGTGCTGGGGGAAAACCGCTACTTCGACATCATCGACAGCGATATTGATCTGGCCATCCGAACCAAGGAGTACGAGCCCGATTCCAATATCACCATCCGCCGCCTGGCCGAGACGCGCCGCGTACTTGCCGCATCGCCCGGTTACCTGCAGCGCATGGGCACGCCTAAAACCATTGACGACCTGGCCCGCCACGACCTGTTGATCTATAGCCACGCCAATCAGCCTCGTGTCATGCGCTTCACCCAAGGCAAGGACGAAGTGGCGTTCAAAGCCGAGCCCATCATGGAAACCAACGATGGGCAAATCGTGCGGGCTGCGGCACTGGCGGGCGGGGGGATTCTGGTGCAACCCAAATACATCATTAATGCCGATCTGGTGGCGGGGCGTTTGATTCCGGTTCTGGACGATTGGGACTTGCCCAGGCTGACCATTAACATGGCGTTCCAAAGTCGTCGGTATATGCCGGCCAAGTTGCGAGTGTTTATCGAGTTCCTGTTGGCCGACTTCAAGAAACATGAACATGAGCGTTACTGGACGCGTTAA